The genomic interval tcccttccctttttattgtgagccgccctgaatctctcgggaatagggcggcatacaaactcaataaaatcaaatcaatctcaATAAATTTTTATGTAAGTATTTCAAGAACAGAAAAGTAGTGATTTGGATAAGTGATCATTGGTAGGCTTTGTCTAAGAAGAAAACTTTTGTAGCTCATCTAATAAAAACACGTATATCATCAATTTTTGTTGGTTTTTAATTCGTGCTAGTCCACCTAtagtttattttctttctattctctgAAGTGAAATGCACCAATAAATAAACCCAAAGAAATAAATACGTATTATCGTGGCCCAAAACGTGGCTcaatgaaaaaaaggaatgaCTTTGAAGATGCAACACAATTTTATTTGCAAGCAAGAAAGCAGTAATGCAGAATTACAATTTGCTTCAGTGACTTGATTCAAAATGATAGAGAAGAGATCATCAATCTTTGCAATGCTTGAGATTTCTGccacaacatttttttctctccaatatGAGCCCATTTCAAAATACACAGAGGTGTGGGAGGATTACCTTGTACTACCACATTTTGCACAAAGATTTTACTCTCTCCTCAAGTTAATATTAGACTATAATTAACAATTTTTGGAAATGTATAGCAAAAGCGTATTTCCATGTGACAAAATATGTATCAGCCATTAACAGCAGTAAAAACGCACATCATTGAGTGCTGTGTCATCACCCCCGCCCTGTTCTTTCTCCACCTTTGTTTGTATCCCACATATACCAGTCGAGGGGCAGCGATGGCTCCATGGGCCAAAATCACCCCAAAGCAGGCCATAGCCCACGATGCCTTGACAATCACTGCAGGTGAACTGGATGTCGTTAGCTGCCGTATCATCACCGTTTCCTTGAGGGCCTTCCACTCtcagagaaaaagaaaccagGTGGTGGCCTGATTTGCATAACTGGATGATGGTCCATTTTCCCCACCTGCCAATAAAAGATAGATGCACATCTCTTTGGTTTCTTGATTAAGCTCTTGTCATCAGGCCTCAAGACTCAAGCATAATGGCTAAAATCTGGGACTAGGAACCAGTTGAATTCTATGTCTGAGTATCAAAATTCATTATCTCTGAGACTATAATTGACTTTCAACTTAACTCGTTGGGCTGTTGTagggggagaaaaacaaggaaagtggATCTTGTGGCTGCTGCCATAAGcttctagggaaaaaaataatggatacaaattgcaggcagccggcaggcagaaGAAGTAGCATGCAGCACAGCActcaaaccactgcgccaccaagggtCATTGAGTCAATAAAGGGGTGTTTGGGGCATGAATTAATGTCAGGAAAGAGCAATGAGCACGTCAAGAAAGACCTATGGTTGGAGATACATTTGCTGTGGTGCACAAAATATTAGCAGCTATTTTGGGACTTCTCCAGAATAAACAAGTCTCCAACCATGTCTCAGCTGCTAATTCAGAGAGACCATTGCACAACAGTGCATTAAAATCAGctttattaattcatttatttccaGTGCATCCCCTTCTGAAATTAATAGCAATCAGTCATCTCCTCACAAGAAAATAATAAAGGACAAGAAAGTTGGTTACTCACGGTCCAACTGTAGACGTAATTGGATTGCCTTTGTCACAGTACAAACGGATTCCATTCAGAGCTGTATCGTCACCTTTTCCTTGGCGTGGTTCTACCTAGGAAAATAAGACTCTGATAAACTTCCAGATCAGGCCTTGGTTTCGTTGAGCCTTCAGTTCTAGGAATTTCCAACATTTACCTATCAATATGGGACAATCGGTGCCTCTCTTTGATTATGGAATCAAAGAAATGTTAAGCATCAACACATATCTTGTGGCCTTTCTTAAAACACAAAGTGGAAAACTGAAAAGTTAATTTcaaggaaatagaaagaaataaaagaccatctgaaaaataaatttttaCCTTCAGGGCGAAGCCAATTGCATAGCCTCcctggcaaaactcacttgggCCCCAGTTACCCCAGGGACCCCCATTTGGTACAGTGAGTATATAATTGTGACTTTTGACTTCAGTATTCCCCAGGCAGCAGGAGATAGTCAGGAGAAGCACAGTGCTGGCAGAGAGATCCATGGAAGAGTAAGCCAGTTGGCCTCTTgaaacagaaatgtcttcagaaattGCGGCATCCTAGAAACCAGGAATCTTTTATAAGTATCTGCAGTACCACCCTCATGAagtcatgatttatttatttatttgttctgtACATTTGAATCAGCCTTAATTCTTAGGAACATCCTGGACCGCATCCTGCACTTTATTTGGCAAGATTTTATTGCACCCTGCACTTTCATTGGCAAAATTTCAGATGTTTACAtagaataggagagttggaagtgactttggaggtcttctagtccaacccctgcctaggcaggaatccccacactacttcagacaaatggttgtccaacatcttcttaaaaacttccagtgttgcagcattcacaacttctggaggcaagttattctaatgattaattattttaactgtcaggaaatttctcctcagttctaagttgcttctgtctgattagcttccactcattgcttcttgtcctaccctcaggtgccttggaaaatagtttgaccccctcttctttgtggcaacccctgagatattggaagactgctatcatgtctcccctcgtcctcaTTTTCATtgaattagacatacccagttcctgcaaccgttcttcatatgttttagcctccaggcccctaatcatctttgttgctcttctctgcactcttttacAACTGCTTGTAGCTCCATTGAATGTATTTGATGTCCATTTATATGATTGCACAGTAACTGCTTGGATCTTCTTTAGGGATCTGGAATAGTCTTTCTCTCAATTAAACATGCAGGCAACAGAATTCTTTCTTACTTGCCAGGAGACAACACCGTCCATGAttgttagcaaaagagggaaagaaggacacATATTCTCTGAAGTCCCCAATCATTGAAAGATGCTAGTCTCTAGTTCTCTTTGAAACTAAGTGATAAGTCAAAAGAGGTTGTGTGTGAGCAGCTGTGCTCTCAGCTCTCAGTAAGTTTTCCTAGCAATAACTGATGACGAGGCCTTGCTTGAAATACTCAACAAACTCAGCAAATggtccaaaccagaggtggtattcagcaggttctgaccaggttctggagaactggtagaggaagttttgagtagtttggagaaccagtaaatatcacctctgactggcctcacccccatcaattctctgcctcccgagccccaACTGATCgtgagaaaatggggattttgcaataaccttcccctggagtggagagggaatggagattttacagtatccttcctctgccgtgtccaccaagccatgccacgcccgcAAAGctcacagaaccgctagtaaaaaaaaattgaatcccaccactgcttacaataCTGCAATTTCCGGAATAAGAAGTCTGTGTTCTAATGGTTTCTGAATGTGATATGGACTGTGAGTAATCTTGGAAATGTAGTCAAGGGAAGatttgggattttaaaaatgtattccttttttcccctagGAGCTTATGGCAGCAGCCACAAGATCCTcttcccttattttttttccttacaacaGCCCAATGAATTAAATTGAAAGTCAATTATAGTCccagagataatttttttttaaaacagaacttttttatttttctttaaaaaaaaaacacagatatgtcatcatttgtcaatcattaagacattgaagtacattttttttgttgtgtgtgcccctccctccctccaccctcccacccccctcctccttccccccccccccgacttcccagaacccgtacacggtatggatttttaactaacacagtctaaaatctattgagaaaaaagaaataaagaaattaatgacattctagattgaccttagcttcttcttactgaactgacttttaacagtttaaatcatttctgatcttaagcataggctaactggaatttcttagtcccgtatttattttgtatatagtcaatccattttttccagtctcgtttatatctctcatttgaatgatctttgagatatgccaatattttagccatctcggctaagtttgttactttcaatgtccattcttggattgtaggcaagtcttccttcttccaatattgcgccaccaacagtcttgctgcagttatcaggtgcagaatcaaattggtctctaccactgtaaagtcagtacatatacctagtaaaaataactgaggaataaactttatccttcttttaaaaacattttgcatgacccaccatatttttatccaaaatgccttaaccttttggcaggtccaccatatatgataatatgtagcatcgagagaaccacacctccaacatttaggctgtacattcggatacatagaagccaactttttaggatctaaatgccatctatagaacatcttgtaaaaattttctctcagattttgagcttgtgtaaatttcacatttcttacccagattctttcccatgtatccaacattattggttcctcaatattttgagcccattttatcatacaatctttaactaattctgtttccgaatccatctgtattaatacattatatatcctctttatatgcattaagctttgatctcttatttgtttaaacagattatcctcaacttggataaaaccaattttttgatctattttccacctagcctgtaattgcccatactggaaccatgtttgaactaccttctcctcttttaatacctctaaagattttaattgtaatacccccctttccgaggtaagaagctgtctgtaagtaattctgtcctgtttttgtgctgtattcatattttcaattgcgtgtctaggaattgcccacatgggtatcttgtcatttaatttatattggtatttcttccaaacccgcaataaagcatttcttaaaatatgacttttaaaattcttatccaattttttgttgaataacaggtaagcatgccaaccaaataccagatcgtgtccctcaatattcaatattctatcattggttaaatgagtccaatcactaattacagataaagccactgcatcataatatagttttaaattaggtagtttcaatcctcctctctcacgtacatcttgcattattttcatctttaccctcggcttctttcctgcccacacaaatttgttgatacccttctgccattctaaaaggttcgcatcttttttaagtataggtaacatttg from Thamnophis elegans isolate rThaEle1 chromosome 6, rThaEle1.pri, whole genome shotgun sequence carries:
- the LOC116509866 gene encoding vitelline membrane outer layer protein 1-like translates to MDLSASTVLLLTISCCLGNTEVKSHNYILTVPNGGPWGNWGPSEFCQGGYAIGFALKVEPRQGKGDDTALNGIRLYCDKGNPITSTVGPWGKWTIIQLCKSGHHLVSFSLRVEGPQGNGDDTAANDIQFTCSDCQGIVGYGLLWGDFGPWSHRCPSTGICGIQTKVEKEQGGGDDTALNDVRFYCC